Proteins from a single region of Vibrio sp. DW001:
- a CDS encoding YjhT family mutarotase: MSVVFKSLPDLPEGVKNGVATRDGKTLYAGLGSAGTRFFCLNLDDLSTGWQRANDFPGVERNDAVYITDEKGVWVFSGAGTPEGSQHAQVLTDVYRFDFLDKKWHKVATETPVGLLGGSGCEISKGQFVFFGGYNKQTFDNFCQKMANIDTDKTPQQRQDLLTKFMSQEPEKYGWNKDIIRYDTHQNRWELIQDNPFAANCGAALISKGNKVTLIDGEIKPGLRSTDVKQFTFDETCRFESSVLASIHSDEEEHEGLAGAYSGELNGHYFALGGAYFVGSQHNLRNGQWYTHQGLTKHYSDAVWRLDGESWKVVARLPEGAAYGASVSCEKELILVGGENATQQALVRCYLMR, translated from the coding sequence ATGTCTGTAGTTTTTAAAAGTTTGCCAGATTTACCTGAAGGGGTAAAAAACGGCGTCGCAACAAGAGATGGTAAGACGCTCTATGCCGGATTGGGTAGCGCAGGAACGCGTTTCTTTTGTCTCAATTTGGACGACCTATCTACAGGTTGGCAACGCGCGAATGACTTTCCGGGTGTGGAAAGGAATGACGCGGTATACATTACAGACGAAAAAGGTGTTTGGGTATTCTCAGGGGCTGGAACCCCTGAGGGTTCTCAACATGCACAGGTGCTTACTGATGTGTATCGGTTCGATTTTTTAGATAAAAAATGGCACAAGGTAGCGACTGAGACACCGGTCGGTCTGTTAGGTGGCAGCGGTTGCGAAATATCAAAAGGTCAGTTCGTGTTTTTTGGTGGATACAACAAACAAACCTTTGATAATTTCTGTCAGAAGATGGCAAATATAGATACAGACAAAACCCCACAGCAGCGACAAGATCTGCTGACAAAATTTATGTCTCAAGAGCCTGAAAAGTACGGTTGGAATAAAGATATTATTCGATATGACACCCACCAAAATCGATGGGAGCTGATACAGGACAATCCATTTGCAGCGAACTGTGGTGCAGCCTTAATCTCGAAAGGCAACAAAGTTACCTTGATTGATGGAGAGATCAAACCGGGATTGAGAAGTACGGATGTGAAACAGTTTACGTTTGACGAAACCTGTCGTTTTGAATCGTCAGTTCTTGCATCGATTCATTCAGATGAAGAAGAACATGAAGGGTTAGCTGGTGCCTATTCTGGTGAGTTGAATGGTCACTATTTTGCGCTCGGAGGCGCTTATTTTGTGGGCAGCCAACACAATTTAAGAAATGGACAGTGGTATACGCACCAAGGACTAACAAAGCACTACAGCGATGCCGTGTGGCGTTTGGATGGTGAGTCATGGAAAGTCGTGGCGCGGTTGCCGGAAGGCGCAGCTTATGGTGCATCCGTTAGCTGCGAAAAAGAATTAATACTCGTTGGTGGTGAAAATGCTACCCAACAAGCATTAGTACGTTGTTATTTGATGAGATGA
- a CDS encoding MurR/RpiR family transcriptional regulator, protein MNSPKNLLVRLRSNIEPLSKKLRIVANYVLENAYDVQFQTITELARNTQTSEATVVRLCRDLDYKGYSDFRMALAVDVSQVARDTAEPSDGDICDISAQSAIASLQDTAKLIDRKSMKRICELIHHAQFISCVGVGASSIVGRYLAFRLIRIGKRVTVYEDTHLAAMNAARCSEGDLWISVSSSGSTKEVIHAAKQAYKRNVPVVTLTNISHSPLSAISTEMLVAARPEGPLTGGAFGSKVGALLLVDVLVNSLLETYPEYSESVRETAEVVMPLMS, encoded by the coding sequence GTGAATTCGCCTAAAAATCTATTAGTTCGGTTGCGTTCTAACATCGAACCTTTAAGTAAGAAACTAAGAATTGTTGCGAACTATGTCTTAGAAAATGCATACGATGTACAGTTTCAAACGATAACCGAACTGGCTCGAAATACCCAAACCAGTGAAGCCACGGTTGTGCGTCTTTGTCGAGATTTAGACTATAAAGGGTATTCTGATTTTAGAATGGCCTTAGCGGTTGATGTCAGTCAGGTTGCCCGAGATACGGCTGAGCCGAGTGACGGTGACATCTGCGATATCTCTGCCCAGAGCGCTATTGCAAGCTTACAAGATACGGCTAAGTTGATTGACCGAAAATCGATGAAGCGGATATGTGAGTTGATTCATCATGCTCAATTTATAAGCTGTGTCGGGGTAGGGGCATCGAGCATTGTTGGACGTTACCTGGCTTTTCGCCTGATTAGAATTGGCAAAAGAGTCACCGTGTATGAGGACACACACCTAGCGGCCATGAATGCGGCTCGTTGCAGCGAGGGTGATTTGTGGATCTCTGTGTCCAGTTCTGGTTCAACGAAAGAAGTTATCCACGCAGCGAAACAAGCGTATAAGCGCAATGTTCCAGTGGTGACGTTAACTAATATCAGTCATAGCCCATTATCGGCTATATCTACTGAAATGTTAGTGGCTGCACGTCCTGAGGGGCCATTGACCGGAGGTGCATTTGGCTCGAAGGTAGGTGCATTGCTGTTGGTTGATGTATTGGTAAACTCATTGCTAGAGACGTACCCGGAATACTCAGAGTCAGTGCGAGAAACCGCAGAAGTCGTCATGCCTTTAATGAGTTAG
- a CDS encoding AraC family transcriptional regulator, with amino-acid sequence MLRTALWMPRKIESNYYRPIQLADIATITNLTEHAFCRSFKKATGKTFLHYLNGIRVHEAAKQLIETELSITQIAYEVGFSNISSFNRYFKNQKKLSPSEFRKNIENYVTE; translated from the coding sequence ATGCTTCGAACTGCCCTGTGGATGCCCCGGAAGATAGAATCGAATTACTATCGACCTATTCAGTTGGCCGATATCGCTACCATTACCAATCTCACTGAGCACGCATTTTGCCGTTCCTTTAAAAAAGCCACTGGGAAAACGTTTCTTCACTACCTCAATGGTATTCGAGTGCATGAAGCAGCAAAGCAACTGATAGAGACTGAACTCTCTATCACACAGATTGCTTACGAAGTTGGATTTTCAAACATCAGCAGCTTTAATCGCTACTTCAAAAATCAAAAGAAACTATCTCCATCTGAATTTCGCAAAAATATTGAAAACTATGTGACAGAGTGA
- a CDS encoding dihydrodipicolinate synthase family protein, with translation MKKLQGLIAAPHTPFDTNNKVNFSAIDQIAELLVAQGVKGAYVCGTTGEGIHCSVEERKAVAERWVKAADGKLDLILHTGALSIVDSLDLTRHAETLDIFATSAIGPCFFKPGSVEDLVDYCAQIAAAAPSKGFYYYHSGMSGVNLDLEQFLIQGDKRIPNLFGAKFNNSDLYEYQRCVRVAGGKFDIPFGVDEFLPAGLAVGAVGAVGSTYNYAAPLYLKVIEAFNAGKQDEVARLMDKVIAIIRVLVEYGGVAAGKVAMQLHGIDAGDPRTPIKSLTAVQKADVLAKLRDIDFL, from the coding sequence ATGAAAAAACTACAAGGCTTAATTGCTGCTCCACACACGCCGTTTGATACCAATAACAAAGTCAATTTTTCAGCCATTGACCAGATAGCGGAGCTACTTGTTGCACAGGGCGTTAAAGGCGCATACGTTTGTGGTACAACTGGCGAAGGTATTCACTGTTCTGTAGAAGAGCGCAAAGCTGTTGCTGAGCGTTGGGTTAAAGCAGCAGACGGTAAGCTCGACCTTATCCTACATACGGGTGCGCTCAGTATTGTTGATTCATTAGACCTGACTCGTCACGCTGAAACACTCGATATTTTTGCGACGTCAGCAATTGGTCCGTGTTTCTTCAAGCCGGGCAGTGTTGAAGACCTTGTCGATTATTGTGCGCAAATTGCAGCGGCGGCACCGTCAAAAGGATTCTATTATTACCATTCGGGTATGTCGGGTGTAAACCTCGATCTGGAACAATTTCTGATTCAAGGTGACAAGCGTATACCAAATCTATTTGGTGCTAAGTTCAATAACTCTGATCTATACGAATACCAACGCTGTGTTCGTGTTGCTGGTGGTAAATTCGATATTCCATTTGGCGTGGATGAGTTCTTACCTGCAGGTCTAGCGGTTGGTGCGGTTGGTGCGGTTGGTAGTACATACAACTATGCGGCACCATTGTACTTAAAAGTGATTGAAGCCTTCAATGCGGGCAAGCAAGATGAAGTCGCACGTCTGATGGATAAAGTTATTGCTATTATCAGAGTATTGGTTGAATACGGTGGTGTTGCTGCAGGTAAAGTGGCTATGCAATTACACGGTATCGATGCAGGTGACCCTCGCACACCAATTAAATCGCTAACGGCGGTACAGAAAGCCGATGTATTGGCAAAACTTCGTGATATCGATTTTCTGTAA
- a CDS encoding TRAP transporter large permease, with the protein MAGSIFGWLALLFAGMPVGFSLMFVAIAFLVLTNSTGINFAAQQMLGGINNFTLLSVPFFVLTGHLMNSAGITERIFNFAKSLVGHVTGSLGHVNIMASLLFSGMSGSALADAGGLGQLEIKSMRDAKYDDDFAGGLTAASCIIGPLVPPSIPLVIYGVVSNTSIGALFLAGAVPGLLCAAALMVMSYVICKKRGYMTLPKASCRERFISFKEAFLSLLTPIIIIGGIFSGKFTPTEAAVVSSLYALFLGVVVYKQLTLKMFVDVLKETVNTTAVVALMVMGVTVFGWIVAREQLPQMMADYFLTISDNPLILLLLINLLLLFLGTFIESLALLLLLVPFLVPVAAAVGIDPVHFGVMAILNLMIGILTPPMGMALYVVSRVGDIPFHVLTRGVIPLLVPLFVVLFLVAVFPQITLFLPELLLDYGQ; encoded by the coding sequence ATGGCAGGTTCTATTTTTGGCTGGCTGGCCCTTCTCTTTGCAGGGATGCCAGTAGGGTTTTCATTGATGTTCGTTGCGATTGCTTTTTTGGTGTTAACCAATAGCACGGGCATCAACTTTGCCGCTCAACAGATGCTTGGCGGTATCAATAACTTCACTCTACTCTCGGTACCATTTTTTGTTCTTACCGGACATTTAATGAATAGTGCGGGTATAACAGAACGTATTTTTAACTTTGCTAAATCACTCGTTGGACATGTGACAGGAAGCTTAGGCCACGTCAATATCATGGCAAGTTTATTGTTTTCAGGTATGTCAGGATCGGCACTCGCTGATGCCGGAGGTTTAGGTCAGCTTGAAATCAAATCAATGCGAGACGCAAAATATGATGACGACTTTGCCGGTGGCTTAACGGCGGCATCTTGTATTATCGGGCCTCTCGTTCCCCCATCTATTCCATTGGTTATCTATGGGGTGGTTTCTAATACCTCCATAGGTGCACTGTTTTTAGCGGGTGCGGTTCCTGGGCTGTTATGCGCTGCTGCGTTGATGGTGATGAGTTATGTCATCTGTAAAAAGCGCGGTTATATGACACTGCCTAAAGCCAGTTGTCGTGAACGTTTTATCTCTTTTAAAGAAGCGTTTCTTTCACTGTTGACACCGATCATTATCATTGGTGGCATCTTTTCCGGCAAATTTACACCAACAGAAGCGGCCGTAGTTTCCTCCCTATACGCGTTATTTTTAGGTGTTGTGGTCTACAAACAGCTTACGCTTAAAATGTTTGTCGACGTTTTAAAAGAGACAGTTAACACGACCGCAGTGGTTGCGCTTATGGTGATGGGCGTAACGGTCTTTGGTTGGATAGTGGCGCGTGAACAGCTTCCTCAAATGATGGCTGATTACTTCTTGACCATCAGTGATAATCCGTTAATTTTACTTTTACTTATCAACTTGTTATTGCTTTTCTTAGGTACATTTATTGAATCACTGGCTCTATTATTATTGCTGGTTCCATTCTTAGTCCCTGTTGCGGCAGCGGTCGGAATTGACCCGGTTCACTTTGGTGTTATGGCAATATTGAACCTAATGATTGGGATCTTGACCCCGCCTATGGGAATGGCATTGTATGTTGTTTCTCGTGTTGGCGATATTCCATTCCATGTTTTGACTCGTGGTGTTATACCGTTATTGGTACCTCTGTTTGTGGTGTTGTTTTTGGTGGCGGTATTCCCTCAGATTACTTTATTTCTTCCTGAACTATTGTTGGACTACGGTCAATAA
- a CDS encoding MFS transporter: MTNNKYLILAAVVLLQACIGGTYSWSIYDAEFIQNYQVDPVYSTMPFNVFYVVFPLTLLFSHRIISRFGTRMSAQIGIALFAFGWLLSNFGDVNFIFTIIGVGVIGGIGVGLTYLVPILVGIAWFPNRGGLITGLAVGGFAAGAALVGEFSNYLIYTADFTPFSALAVVGGLYFVVGFIPATLMYRPMTAYHQSKETFHINLGDLLKDPLFLGLFIAMTVGLTAGFFVNSKIVLIAGSGFESFISLVAVFALCNAIGRVAWGAMSDIVSVTNCLKANLLLQAISIFSLLWLFDFESSPLVLAALAGFNYGGVLVLYASRVRQKWGENALTKVYSWLLLSNIVAAIINSFLSGIFSNSGAESIAIILTVILVVGFAGLFFESKRSAIQVSVDH; this comes from the coding sequence ATGACAAATAACAAATATCTAATACTCGCGGCCGTCGTGTTGCTTCAAGCTTGTATTGGCGGAACCTATTCATGGTCAATTTACGACGCGGAATTTATCCAAAACTATCAAGTTGATCCCGTGTATTCAACGATGCCTTTTAACGTGTTTTATGTTGTGTTTCCCCTGACATTACTGTTTTCTCACCGCATAATTTCTCGTTTTGGCACTCGAATGAGCGCGCAGATCGGTATCGCTCTTTTTGCTTTTGGGTGGCTCCTCTCTAATTTTGGCGACGTTAATTTTATCTTCACTATTATCGGTGTTGGTGTCATAGGGGGCATCGGCGTTGGACTCACCTATCTCGTGCCCATATTGGTTGGTATAGCGTGGTTTCCCAATAGAGGCGGTTTAATTACAGGATTAGCCGTTGGTGGTTTTGCTGCCGGAGCCGCACTTGTGGGTGAGTTTTCTAATTATCTGATTTATACCGCAGACTTTACGCCGTTTTCCGCCTTGGCGGTGGTTGGAGGGCTCTATTTTGTTGTTGGGTTTATCCCGGCCACACTAATGTATCGACCCATGACGGCCTACCATCAATCGAAAGAGACGTTCCATATTAATCTGGGTGACTTGCTCAAGGATCCATTGTTTTTGGGCTTATTTATTGCGATGACAGTTGGCTTAACGGCTGGTTTCTTTGTAAACAGCAAGATTGTGCTTATTGCTGGAAGTGGATTCGAGTCGTTTATTTCTTTGGTTGCCGTATTTGCATTGTGTAATGCAATAGGACGCGTCGCTTGGGGGGCAATGAGCGACATCGTCTCTGTAACCAATTGTTTGAAGGCGAATTTATTGCTACAGGCGATATCAATATTTAGCCTGTTATGGCTATTCGACTTTGAGTCCTCACCACTTGTATTAGCTGCGTTGGCCGGCTTTAACTACGGTGGAGTTCTTGTTTTATACGCTTCAAGAGTGCGTCAGAAATGGGGAGAGAATGCACTGACTAAAGTATATTCTTGGCTGCTTTTGTCGAACATTGTTGCTGCTATCATTAACTCTTTTTTGAGTGGCATCTTCTCGAACTCTGGAGCAGAGAGCATCGCGATAATCCTAACCGTAATACTGGTCGTTGGTTTTGCGGGGTTATTTTTTGAGAGCAAGCGATCAGCCATTCAAGTTAGTGTTGATCACTAG
- a CDS encoding N-acetylneuraminate epimerase: MKNRLNFCAKTSLMITSLLVSVSALAVNQWPDLPVGLKSGVSAQTGDKLFVGLGSAGKEFYMLDLNNVDKGWQKKASFDGPARSGATASVIDNEIYIFGGSGKIQESDAAPVLFDTIYRYNVKSDAWAQVNSASPVGLLGASSYSPDGKNIVFFGGYNKGYFDQYLSDVMTTDKNKEPEKWQKIVDDYMGMKPSGYKWNRSVLTFKPETGKWVDLGMSPYLPNCGSALITDGKQATIISGEIKPGLRTAEVKQYQYGQPQPWQSLHSLPAPSGSPVQEGVAGAFAGESNGAFIVAGGANFHGAKGAFESGKMFAHNGFGKAFNPEMYVLKDGLWAQVNNLPAGLAYGASFTTNDGVLIVGGEDGARKASKTAYLLSWDGKDVTIQD; encoded by the coding sequence ATGAAAAATAGATTAAATTTTTGTGCTAAAACATCGTTAATGATTACATCATTGTTGGTTAGTGTGTCAGCTTTAGCGGTCAATCAATGGCCCGACTTACCTGTAGGTTTAAAAAGTGGAGTGAGCGCTCAGACAGGTGACAAGTTGTTTGTGGGTTTAGGTTCTGCAGGTAAAGAATTTTACATGTTGGATCTCAACAATGTTGATAAAGGTTGGCAGAAAAAAGCCAGCTTTGATGGTCCTGCACGAAGCGGGGCAACGGCTTCTGTCATTGATAACGAAATCTATATCTTTGGCGGATCCGGTAAAATACAAGAGTCGGATGCCGCGCCAGTTTTGTTTGATACGATTTATCGTTACAACGTTAAATCAGACGCGTGGGCGCAAGTGAACAGTGCCTCTCCAGTTGGGCTGTTGGGTGCCTCATCGTATTCTCCAGACGGCAAAAACATTGTCTTTTTTGGTGGCTACAACAAAGGCTATTTCGACCAATACCTGTCTGATGTCATGACGACGGATAAGAATAAAGAGCCTGAAAAATGGCAGAAAATTGTCGATGATTATATGGGCATGAAGCCATCTGGTTACAAATGGAACCGCTCGGTTTTAACGTTCAAACCTGAAACGGGTAAGTGGGTTGATTTGGGTATGTCGCCTTATCTACCAAACTGCGGTTCAGCATTAATTACAGACGGTAAACAGGCAACAATAATCAGTGGTGAGATAAAGCCAGGCTTAAGAACGGCCGAGGTTAAACAGTATCAGTATGGGCAACCACAACCGTGGCAGAGCCTACACTCTCTTCCTGCACCATCCGGTTCTCCTGTTCAGGAAGGTGTCGCGGGCGCGTTCGCTGGCGAAAGTAACGGAGCATTCATCGTTGCTGGGGGGGCAAATTTCCACGGGGCAAAAGGCGCGTTTGAAAGTGGGAAGATGTTCGCACATAACGGCTTTGGTAAAGCATTTAACCCAGAAATGTACGTATTAAAAGATGGCTTATGGGCCCAAGTTAATAACCTACCTGCAGGGCTTGCATATGGTGCTTCTTTCACAACGAACGATGGGGTACTCATTGTTGGCGGTGAAGATGGTGCACGTAAAGCAAGTAAGACCGCGTACTTACTAAGCTGGGACGGTAAAGATGTCACCATTCAAGATTAA
- a CDS encoding N-acetylmannosamine-6-phosphate 2-epimerase — protein MKNKNLKINELKRILHKQTIVSIQPVPGSPLEKTEFIVAMAIAAEQAGAKGLRIEGAENVTAVANAVNIPIIAIVKRDLDDSAVRITPFATDVDALAIAGATIIAFDATDRKRPESREHIAAAIKNSGCFAMADSSCFEDGVWAHNHGVDIIGSTLSGYCGDTEPTEPDLQLVRQFYQAGFFTMAEGRYNTPELAAKAIENGAVAVTVGSAITRLEIVTDWFNSATQSAEVR, from the coding sequence ATGAAAAATAAAAACTTAAAAATCAATGAATTAAAGAGAATTTTACATAAACAGACTATTGTCTCTATACAACCTGTACCTGGCAGCCCACTCGAGAAAACCGAGTTCATCGTCGCCATGGCCATTGCGGCAGAGCAAGCTGGAGCGAAAGGACTAAGAATAGAAGGGGCAGAGAACGTAACGGCTGTCGCTAATGCGGTTAATATCCCAATTATTGCTATTGTTAAGCGAGATTTGGACGATAGCGCAGTACGTATCACGCCATTTGCAACCGATGTGGATGCTTTAGCAATTGCCGGAGCGACGATTATTGCTTTCGATGCCACGGATAGAAAAAGACCAGAATCAAGAGAACATATTGCCGCCGCGATCAAAAATTCCGGTTGCTTCGCGATGGCAGACAGCTCTTGCTTTGAAGATGGGGTTTGGGCACACAACCACGGTGTGGATATTATCGGTTCGACATTATCAGGCTATTGCGGTGACACTGAACCAACCGAACCCGATCTTCAACTCGTTAGGCAATTTTATCAAGCAGGATTCTTCACTATGGCCGAAGGTCGCTATAATACGCCTGAGCTTGCTGCTAAGGCGATCGAAAATGGCGCGGTTGCCGTCACTGTTGGTTCCGCGATAACACGACTAGAAATAGTAACTGATTGGTTTAACTCGGCGACACAATCAGCAGAGGTACGTTAA
- a CDS encoding sialic acid TRAP transporter substrate-binding protein SiaP, with protein sequence MKTMNKISIALLALGCAASANAAMKLKMGMQPSVGSVEYNSAVVLADTLKELSGGEIELAIYPSAQLGDDRAMMQQVTMGDLDFTYAEFGRVGLWLPQAAAVMQPYVIKDYDHIRRVFNSPWGLDIRKEMLDKFQWRALDTWYNGTRQTTSNRPLNKIEDFKGLKLRVPNAKSLLSYAKYSGASPTPMAFSEVYLALQTNAVDGQENPLPTIKAMKFYEVQANLAMTNHVVNDQMIIMSDVTWNKLSEEQRGFVTKAVEKAGAAHTKTVQDQEASLVAFFESQGVTVSYPDLTPFREAMKPLYKEFDEEIGQPVIDKVANM encoded by the coding sequence ATGAAAACCATGAACAAGATATCAATAGCACTATTAGCACTAGGTTGTGCTGCTTCTGCTAACGCCGCGATGAAACTAAAGATGGGTATGCAACCGTCTGTTGGTTCGGTTGAATATAACTCAGCCGTTGTATTGGCCGACACACTTAAAGAGCTTAGCGGTGGAGAAATCGAATTAGCGATTTATCCTAGTGCTCAACTGGGTGATGACCGTGCAATGATGCAGCAAGTAACGATGGGTGACCTTGACTTTACTTACGCTGAATTTGGCCGTGTTGGTTTGTGGCTCCCACAAGCTGCAGCCGTCATGCAACCTTATGTTATCAAAGATTATGACCATATTCGCCGCGTATTTAATAGTCCTTGGGGCTTGGATATTCGTAAAGAGATGCTAGATAAATTTCAATGGCGTGCTCTTGATACATGGTACAACGGTACTCGTCAAACAACCTCTAATCGCCCTCTTAACAAAATTGAAGACTTTAAAGGTCTGAAATTGCGCGTACCAAATGCGAAATCTCTATTGAGCTATGCAAAATACTCAGGTGCTTCTCCAACACCTATGGCGTTTTCTGAAGTCTATCTAGCGCTGCAAACCAACGCTGTTGACGGTCAGGAAAATCCATTACCGACGATTAAAGCTATGAAGTTTTACGAAGTTCAAGCGAACTTGGCGATGACGAATCACGTCGTTAATGACCAAATGATTATTATGTCTGATGTAACGTGGAATAAGCTTTCAGAAGAGCAACGAGGATTTGTGACCAAAGCGGTCGAAAAAGCAGGCGCAGCACATACGAAAACGGTTCAAGATCAAGAAGCAAGCTTAGTCGCTTTCTTTGAGTCTCAGGGTGTGACTGTTTCTTACCCAGACCTCACTCCTTTCCGTGAAGCAATGAAGCCTTTATACAAAGAGTTTGATGAAGAAATTGGTCAGCCAGTTATTGATAAAGTTGCTAATATGTAA
- a CDS encoding TRAP transporter small permease, translating to MLGKIFKNIEEIITVPLMIILLCLLTWQIVTRWLLNDPSLWSEELARVLFMYMSLIGCATAIKHSSHVKITYFSDKLPEKIKLWLIMSLELAVLASIIVVIVLGYQHVQRTAFFELITLGISSKWMNYSLPIGGLFMVVRQLQNLFDIARSIKKCGVSASKDSQITER from the coding sequence ATGTTAGGTAAGATTTTTAAAAATATTGAAGAGATTATAACGGTACCACTAATGATTATCTTGTTGTGTTTATTGACATGGCAGATAGTTACTCGGTGGCTACTGAATGACCCTTCGCTTTGGAGTGAAGAACTCGCTCGTGTCCTTTTTATGTATATGTCGTTAATAGGCTGTGCGACTGCTATCAAACACAGTTCACATGTCAAAATAACTTACTTTTCAGACAAGCTGCCTGAAAAAATCAAACTGTGGTTGATAATGAGCCTAGAGTTGGCCGTATTAGCCTCGATAATCGTCGTTATTGTTCTTGGTTATCAGCATGTTCAACGCACTGCTTTTTTTGAACTGATCACGTTAGGTATCTCATCAAAATGGATGAACTACAGTCTTCCAATCGGGGGATTATTTATGGTTGTGCGCCAATTGCAGAATCTATTTGATATCGCGCGTTCAATTAAAAAGTGTGGCGTATCAGCATCCAAAGACTCACAGATAACGGAGAGGTAA
- a CDS encoding N-acetylmannosamine kinase, producing the protein MNTLAIDIGGTKIALGLVTEGELKERRQIPTPKVRSAEQFAKTIVDECHHWLSRVDRIGVSTTGLVTPEGITAINPDTLSFPAPFPLHHALNALTALPVVMLNDAQAAAWFEFLQLDDNVQNMAYITVSTGVGGGLVLNRQLHKGANNFAGHIGHMVIDQNGHECGCGQKGCVEAVASGTAINKVAKNVISPDITNIELFSMASNNAQAKSIIQSSAKAIATLCCNLKASLDLDIIVLGGGVGLAEGYLFRVQNEIDSRPAPFRVGVVAANGSHDACLLGAAHQFTE; encoded by the coding sequence ATGAATACGCTAGCTATCGACATTGGTGGAACCAAAATCGCACTTGGTTTAGTGACAGAAGGAGAACTAAAGGAACGCAGGCAAATCCCGACACCTAAAGTCCGTTCTGCTGAACAGTTCGCTAAAACTATTGTAGATGAATGCCATCATTGGCTATCAAGAGTTGATCGCATCGGCGTATCCACAACGGGCTTAGTGACACCAGAGGGTATCACGGCCATTAATCCTGATACGCTCTCTTTTCCTGCCCCCTTTCCTTTGCATCATGCATTAAACGCGCTCACTGCTCTCCCTGTCGTCATGTTAAATGATGCACAAGCCGCAGCGTGGTTCGAGTTTTTACAGCTCGATGACAACGTTCAGAACATGGCTTACATTACCGTATCTACAGGTGTTGGTGGAGGACTGGTATTGAATCGACAGCTTCACAAGGGAGCGAATAATTTTGCCGGGCATATCGGTCATATGGTGATTGATCAAAATGGTCATGAATGTGGCTGTGGTCAAAAGGGGTGCGTTGAAGCCGTTGCTTCCGGTACAGCAATAAACAAAGTAGCAAAAAACGTCATTTCACCTGACATAACCAACATTGAGCTTTTTTCTATGGCCAGTAATAATGCTCAAGCTAAATCCATCATTCAATCGAGTGCAAAGGCGATAGCAACGCTTTGTTGCAATCTAAAAGCCAGCTTAGATCTAGATATCATCGTTCTAGGTGGTGGAGTTGGCTTAGCAGAAGGTTACCTATTCCGTGTACAAAATGAAATAGATAGCCGTCCTGCGCCATTTCGTGTGGGCGTTGTCGCGGCAAACGGAAGTCACGATGCTTGCCTATTAGGTGCAGCGCATCAATTCACGGAGTGA